The following coding sequences lie in one Carassius carassius chromosome 1, fCarCar2.1, whole genome shotgun sequence genomic window:
- the LOC132157609 gene encoding E3 SUMO-protein ligase ZBED1-like, whose amino-acid sequence MRFSNRNVRDLRWARDASERAENSAATTFHPVSSSLTCSAMASASTEQSVTDTAATLISKRNSTSVVWNYFGFKKEDAAQLQVLCRACRAPVATSRGNTTNLFQHLKKYHKSMYDSCMTKIPSTSAPDRPNTSRQGSLTEMFESVTPYERNSKRHGEITRAITEFIAKDMMPLSTMTKPGFVALTYTLDKRYNIPSRTYFSQTAIPELYKKCKEKVAAEVKTVEFFASTTDMWSSRTAEPYQSLTVHFIDEDFNLRARCLQTTYFPDDHTGENIAAGLREGLASWDLHEENHVCITTDNASNMVLAARLNEWTRLQCFGHRLHLAIENALKDDRVSRATALCRKLVGHFSHSWKKKAALMEAQRELKLPEHNLITECPTRWGSKEMMIARVLEQAKAISQVLSGDRYARSLIPTWQDIDVLESIHKALHPLLEFTDALSGEEYVSISYLKPVLHLFATSVLAEDAEDTDLTKSIKTKVLAYLNNKYGDPNIQELLDVACFLDPRFKIQYISTDNIPAIKTRLKTEMVDLAQRTYHREKRSRTETVQMPQSAQPLGEKAKRSLGSFFKTSAASPSLPVEDVAEAELNNYLMTPTIDGEDDPLAWWRVHKISYPQLCIMARKYLCVPATSAPSERLFSTGGNIVTCTRSSLKPAKVNILVFLAKNL is encoded by the exons ATGCGATTTTCTAATCGCAACGTGCGCGATTTGAGGTGGGCACGTGACGCGAGCGAAAGAGCGGAGAACTCGGCTGCAACAACTTTTCATCCTGTCAGTTCATCTTTAACCTGTAGCGCAATGGCCTCTGCCTCGACGGAACAGTCAGTAACTGACACAGCTGCGACTTTAATCTCAAAGAGGAACAGCACGTCGGTGGTGTGGAActattttggtttcaaaaaaGAAGATGCTGCACAGCTTCAGGTGTTATGCAGAGCATGCCGTGCTCCCGTTGCGACTTCACGGGGTAACACTACAAACTTGTTTCAGCACTTAAAAAAATACCACAAATCAATGTATGACAGTTGTATGACCAAAATACCGAGCACCAGTGCGCCAGACAGGCCAAATACCTCAAGACAGGGATCACTGACCGAAATGTTCGAAAGTGTCACTCCGTATGAACGTAATTCAAAACGGCACGGGGAAATCACTCGGGCAATAACCGAGTTCATAGCCAAAGATATGATGCCTCTCAGCACGATGACCAAGCCTGGATTCGTGGCATTGACATATACGCTTGATAAACGGTACAATATACCCTCCCGTACATACTTCAGTCAGACTGCCATACCGGAGCTGTACAAAAAGTGTAAAGAGAAAGTCGCCGCGGAGGTTAAAACGGTGGAGTTTTTTGCTAGCACTACAGATATGTGGTCAAGCCGCACAGCTGAGCCTTACCAGAGTCTTACAGTCCATTTTATTGATGAAGATTTCAACCTCAGAGCTCGCTGCCTACAAACTACCTACTTCCCAGACGACCACACAGGGGAAAATATTGCAGCCGGCCTGAGAGAAGGGCTTGCCAGCTGGGATCTCCACGAGGAGAATCACGTCTGCATCACGACGGACAACGCGTCAAATATGGTTCTGGCTGCGCGGCTTAATGAATGGACGAGGCTCCAGTGTTTTGGGCACAGATTACATCTTGCCATTG AAAATGCACTCAAAGATGACAGAGTGTCAAGGGCAACAGCACTGTGCAGGAAGCTGGTGGGACACTTTTCCCACAGTTGGAAGAAGAAGGCAGCACTGATGGAGGCACAGAGGGAGCTCAAACTCCCTGAGCACAACCTCATAACGGAGTGCCCAACAAGATGGGGATCTAAAGAAATGATGATTGCTAGAGTGCTTGAACAGGCCAAAGCCATTTCTCAGGTATTGTCTGGAGATCGATATGCACGCTCCCTCATCCCAACCTGGCAAGATATTGATGTGTTGGAGTCGATTCACAAGGCACTGCATCCTCTACTGGAATTTACTGATGCTCTTTCTGGAGAGGAGTATGTGAGCATCTCCTACCTCAAGCCAGTTCTTCACCTTTTTGCCACATCAGTCCTGGCTGAAGATGCTGAGGACACTGACCTGACTAAATCAATAAAAACCAAAGTCCTAGCATACCTCAATAATAAATATGGAGACCCAAACATCCAGGAGCTTTTGGATGTTGCCTGTTTCCTGGACCCTAGGTTCAAAATACAGTACATCAGTACTGACAACATCCCTGCTATCAAGACCCGACTGAAGACAGAGATGGTAGACTTAGCACAGCGTACATATCATCGG GAGAAGAGGTCTCGTACTGAAACTGTTCAGATGCCTCAAAGTGCACAGCCCTTGGGGGAAAAGGCGAAGAGGTCTCTTGGCAGTTTTTTCAAGACCAGTGCAGCCTCTCCTTCTTTGCCTGTTGAAGATGTCGCAGAGGCAGAGTTAAACAATTACCTGATGACTCCTACCATTGATGGAGAAGATGATCCCTTGGCTTGGTGGAGGGTGCACAAGATCAGCTACCCACAGTTGTGCATCATGGCCCGCAAGTATCTTTGTGTACCTGCCACAAGCGCTCCCTCAGAGCGTCTTTTTAGCACAGGAGGGAATATTGTGACTTGCACTCGCTCATCCTTGAAGCCAGCAAAAGTCAATATTCTGGTTTTCTTAGCAAAAAACCTGTGA
- the LOC132095970 gene encoding gastrula zinc finger protein XlCGF42.1-like, giving the protein MKFVKEESEENMREQETWRIKHEEPETWRIKHEGPETWRIKHEEPETWRIKQEEPETRRIKHEEPESETIRIKHEEPETWRIKHEEQGGLMKMKEERQDRKEVDEKYQDQKAPGVNEEKSVSCRIKTTEVKRPFICSQCGNTFTCNRNLKRHMLIHAGIKPFICSHCGKSFTLKEHLKSHLVTHSSEKPFSCSQCGNTFTCKVSHENHMLIHAGIKPFSCSQCEKSFTKKSSLNRHMLVHAGIKSFSCSHCGKSFRLKGQLKIHLVTHNSEKPFSCSQCGKSFTLKSYLKRHMLIHSGKKA; this is encoded by the exons atgaagtttgttaaagaggagagtgaagagaaCATGAGAGAAcaagaaacctggagaataaaacacgaggaaccagaaacctggagaataaaacacgagggacctgaaacctggagaataaaacacgaggagccagaaacctggagaataaaacaggaagaaccagaaacccggagaataaaacacgaggaaccagaatcAGAAACTataagaataaaacacgaggaaccagaaacctggagaataaaacacgaggaacaagGAG gcctgatgaaaatgaaagaagaaaGACAAGATCGGAAAGAGGTGGATGAGAAATATCAGGATCAGAAAGCTCCTGGTGTCAATGAAGAAAAATCTGTGAGTTGCAGAATTAAAACAACAGAAGTCAAGAGGCCTTTcatctgctctcagtgtggaaacactttCACATGTAACAGAAATCTTAAgaggcacatgttaattcatgctgggATAAAGCCTTTCATCTGCTCtcactgtggaaagagttttacactgaAAGAACACCTTAAGAGTCATTTGGTAACTCACTCTTCAGAAAAACCTTTCagttgctctcagtgtggaaacactttTACGTGTAAAGTGAGCCATGAGAACCACATGTTAATTCACGCTGGGATAAAGCCTTTCTCCTGCtctcagtgtgaaaagagtttTACAAAGAAATCAAGCCTTAATAGGCACATGTTAGTTCATGCTGGGATAaagtctttcagctgctctcactgtggaaagagttttagacTGAAAGGACAACTTAAGATTCATTTGGTTACTCACAATTCAGAAaaacctttcagctgctctcagtgtggaaagagttttacactgaAATCATACCTTAAgaggcacatgttaattcatTCTGGGAAAAAGGCTTAA